From the Acidobacteriaceae bacterium genome, the window CTGCGCCTCCTCGGGCGTCAGGGTGGCAATTTTGCTTAATGCGCCGCGCTCCTTGAAGCTGCCGGTCATCTGCAGGTTTTCGAGCTTGAGGAAAATGCTCTGGCCGGTCTGGCGCGAAAGCATCTCCGACCGCGCGCAAGGCGTGCAGTAGATCGCTCCGTTGAGGCGCTCGCGGGCCGCCTTGATGTCGGCGAGCGTAAGGTTCTGTGCTGCGGTGGTGCTCATTGACTCTATGGTAAGCGAGTCAGCAGGTCAGCGAGTCAGCAAGTCAGTTTTCGTACTCGCTCCTGACTGGCTGACTGGCTGACTGAATCCTCAGCGGCTGAACTGCGTCTCGAGTTTTTCGCGGTGGCGCTCCATGCCGAGCTGGATCAGGCGGTCGATGAGCTTTGGATAGGCCAGCCCGCTCGCCGCCCACAACTTCGGGTACATGCTGATCGAGGTGAAGCCCGGCATGGTGTTGATCTCGTTCAGCACAATCTCCGAGGGCTTGCCTTTCGCGCCAGGGGCCATGAGGAAGTCGACTCGCGCCAGACCGGCGCAGTCGCAGGCCCGGAAGGCCTCGATCGCCATCGCACGGATCTTCTTCTCTTCAGCCTTGGTCAACTTCGCAGGGATGATGCTCACGCTCTCGTCGGGACCGGAGAGCTCGTACTTGGCTTCGTAGTCGTAGAATTCCTTCGCCGGAACGATCTCGCCCACGACGCTGGCCTCCGGCGCATCGTTGCCCAGCACCGCGACCTCGAGCTCGCGCGGCTTCACTCCCGGGCCGCCGACACCCTGCTCGACGACGATCTTGCGGTCGAAGCCTGCGGCCAGGTCCATCGCGGGACCAAGCTCGGCGCGGCCGTGCACCTTGCTGATCCCGACGGAGCTGCCGAGGTTCGCCGGCTTCACGAACAACGGATAGGTCAGCGCCTTCTCGATTGCCCTGGTCGCGCGCTTCGCGTCGGCGCGCCATTCGCTGCGCAGGATGGTCACGTGCGGCGTGATCGGCAGACCAGCGGCCATAAACAGCCGCTTCATCGCGTCCTTATCCATGCCGGCAGACGAGCCCAGCACACCCGAGCCGACGTACGCGACATCCGCCAGCTCGAGCAGGCCCTGGATCGTGCCGTCTTCACCAAAAGTTCCGTGCAGCACGGGGAAGACGATGTCCAGGCCGGTGCGCGCTCCGGGCTCAGCCGCCGCCGCGGCCAGCGTGATGCCTGCATCTCTGTCGGCCTCCCCACGGGCCTGCTCTCCGCTCGCGAGCAAGTGTTCGGCGGCGCTGCCGGTCAGCCAGCGGCCTTGTCTGGTGATGCCAAGCTCCACCACGTCGTACATCTTTCGGTCCATTGCTTTGAGGATGGAGCGCGCCGAGCGCAATGAGACATCGTGCTCACCGCTGCGGCCACCAAACAGAACACCAACGCGTAGTTTCTTGCGAGCCATTGCTTTCAGTTTGGAACACACCGGCCTGTGTATGCGCGCCACACGAAAGGACGAACCTGGGTGTGTACCTTGG encodes:
- a CDS encoding D-alanine--D-alanine ligase family protein — its product is MARKKLRVGVLFGGRSGEHDVSLRSARSILKAMDRKMYDVVELGITRQGRWLTGSAAEHLLASGEQARGEADRDAGITLAAAAAEPGARTGLDIVFPVLHGTFGEDGTIQGLLELADVAYVGSGVLGSSAGMDKDAMKRLFMAAGLPITPHVTILRSEWRADAKRATRAIEKALTYPLFVKPANLGSSVGISKVHGRAELGPAMDLAAGFDRKIVVEQGVGGPGVKPRELEVAVLGNDAPEASVVGEIVPAKEFYDYEAKYELSGPDESVSIIPAKLTKAEEKKIRAMAIEAFRACDCAGLARVDFLMAPGAKGKPSEIVLNEINTMPGFTSISMYPKLWAASGLAYPKLIDRLIQLGMERHREKLETQFSR